The proteins below come from a single Chitinophagaceae bacterium genomic window:
- a CDS encoding RNA polymerase sigma factor, whose protein sequence is MYELFFNYAMSIAMRYCHNRDSAMEITNDAFLKVFQNIKNFDTSQPFRPWLRKIVVFTAIDEYRKNKKHKEHVTENILYINESVNPDIFSQLAEEDIMDCVQKLPHSYRTVFVLYAVEGYKHNEIADMLQISEGTSKSNLSAARGKLMHLLSEKTKKKITHNGK, encoded by the coding sequence CTGCCACAATAGAGATTCTGCGATGGAAATAACCAATGATGCCTTTCTAAAGGTCTTTCAAAATATAAAAAATTTTGATACAAGCCAACCTTTTAGACCTTGGCTAAGAAAAATAGTTGTTTTTACAGCTATAGATGAGTATAGAAAAAATAAAAAACATAAAGAACACGTAACAGAAAATATTCTTTATATAAATGAATCTGTAAATCCCGATATATTTTCACAGCTCGCCGAAGAAGATATAATGGATTGTGTTCAAAAATTACCCCATAGTTATAGAACGGTATTTGTTTTATATGCAGTAGAGGGCTATAAACACAATGAAATTGCGGATATGCTTCAAATAAGCGAGGGAACCTCTAAATCTAATTTATCTGCGGCAAGAGGAAAACTTATGCACTTACTTTCAGAAAAAACAAAAAAAAAAATAACACATAATGGAAAATAA